A section of the Oryzias melastigma strain HK-1 linkage group LG14, ASM292280v2, whole genome shotgun sequence genome encodes:
- the LOC112142699 gene encoding olfactory receptor 1-like: MDLFNSALGKNITFVRPAYFIVRGFIGIPNVEYYYIFLLFVYIVSVLGNTSVMALIYLDHNLRTAKYVAVFNLAFVDLLGSTVLVPKVIDIFLFNHYNVPYNECLTFLFFCFTCLSMQALNLVVLCYDRLVAIMFPLHYQVRVTPKIMLSIILFSWLFVIAAVLIAVGLLTRLSFCDSLVINSYFCDHGPIYKLACNDNTPNLIIGNLLIAIILWIPLVIIMSSYVCIGQTLIRISTPQERVKAFKTCTAHLSLVAIYFIPILITFTMRANIHPNARIINLSLTSVFPPMLNPIIYVLQTQEIRASLRKLFKIRRQSRVIWK; the protein is encoded by the coding sequence ATGGACCTTTTTAACTCTGCTTTAGGAAAAAACATCACCTTTGTGCGGCCTGCATATTTCATTGTCAGAGGATTCATTGGTATCCCCAATGTTGAATATTACTATATCTTTCTACTGTTTGTCTACATTGTTTCAGTGCTAGGAAACACATCCGTGATGGCTCTGATTTATCTGGATCATAATCTGAGGACTGCAAAGTATGTGGCCGTTTTTAACCTCGCCTTTGTAGATTTGTTGGGTAGTACGGTTCTGGTTCCAAAAGTCAttgacatctttttgtttaaccACTACAATGTTCCGTATAATGAGTGTTTGACGTTCCTGTTCTTCTGCTTTACATGTCTTTCAATGCAGGCTCTTAACCTGGTTGTTCTTTGTTATGATCGCCTGGTTGCTATCATGTTTCCTTTGCATTATCAAGTCAGAGTGACCCCAAAGATCATGCTGTCTATAATCCTTTTTTCGTGGCTCTTTGTCATAGCTGCTGTACTAATAGCAGTTGGTCTTTTAACAAGACTTTCCTTCTGTGATTCACTTGTTATTAACAGTTATTTCTGTGACCACGGCCCGATCTACAAGCTAGCGTGCAACGACAACACTCCAAATTTAATAATAGGAAATCTACTGATTGCTATTATTCTTTGGATTCCTCTTGTGATAATCATGTCTAGTTATGTTTGTATTGGTCAAACTCTGATCAGGATTTCTACACCTCAGGAAAGAGTCAAAGCCTTTAAAACATGTACAGCTCATCTTTCATTGGTTGCAATCTATTTCATACCAATTTTAATCACATTCACAATGAGAGCAAACATACATCCAAATGCCAGGATCATAAACTTGTCTCTGACCTCTGTCTTTCCTCCCATGTTAAACCCAATTATTTATGTTCTGCAGACACAAGAAATCAGAGCATCTCtgagaaaactttttaaaatcagaaggCAGTCAAGAGTAATTTGGAAGTAG
- the LOC112142524 gene encoding olfactory receptor 1-like, translating to MDLFNSALGKNITFVRPAYFIVRGFIGIPNAEYYYIFLLFVYIVSVLGNTSVMALIYLDHNLRTAKYVAVFNLAFVDLLGSTVLVPKVIDIFLFNHYNVPYNECLTFLFFCFTCLSMQALNLVVLCYDRLVAIMFPLHYQVRVTPKIMLSIILSSWLFVIAAILTLAGLLTRLSFCKSVVIDSYFCDHGPIYKLACNDNSPSLIIGNLLIVIILWIPLVIIMSSYVCIGHALVKISTPQERVKAFKTCTAHLSLVGIYFIPILITFIKVINVHPNVRIINLSLTSVIPPVLNPIVYVLQTQEIKASFRKIVQSRMQLKVTESSNVNARF from the coding sequence ATGGACCTTTTTAACTCTGCTTTAGGAAAAAACATCACCTTTGTGCGGCCTGCATATTTCATTGTCAGAGGATTCATTGGTATCCCCAATGCTGAATATTACTATATCTTTCTACTGTTTGTCTACATTGTTTCTGTGCTGGGAAACACATCCGTGATGGCTCTGATTTATCTGGATCATAATCTGAGGACTGCAAAGTATGTGGCCGTTTTTAACCTCGCCTTTGTGGATTTGTTGGGTAGTACGGTTCTGGTTCCAAAAGTCAttgacatctttttgtttaaccACTACAATGTTCCGTATAATGAGTGTTTGACGTTTCTGTTCTTCTGCTTTACATGTCTTTCAATGCAGGCTCTTAACCTGGTTGTTCTTTGTTATGATCGCCTGGTTGCTATCATGTTTCCTCTGCATTATCAAGTCAGAGTGACCCCAAAGATCATGCTGTCTATAATCCTTTCTTCGTGGCTCTTTGTCATAGCTGCTATTTTAACATTAGCTGGTCTTTTAACAAGACTTTCCTTCTGTAAATCAGTGGTTATTGATAGTTATTTCTGTGACCACGGCCCGATCTACAAGCTAGCGTGCAACGACAACTCTCCCAGTTTAATAATTGGAAATTTGCTGATTGTTATTATTCTCTGGATTCCTCTTGTGATAATCATGTCTAGTTATGTTTGTATCGGTCATGCACTGGTCAAGATTTCTACACCTCAAGAAAGAGTCAAAGCCTTTAAAACATGTACAGCTCATCTTTCATTGGTTGGAATCTATTTCATACCAATTTTAATCACCTTTATTAAggtaataaatgttcatccaaATGTTAGGATTATTAATCTGTCTCTGACCTCTGTCATCCCTCCTGTTTTAAACCCAATAGTTTATGTCCTGCAGACACAAGAGATTAAAGCATCATTTAGGAAAATTGTACAAAGTAGAATGCagttaaaagttacagaaagTAGTAATGTGAATGCAAGATTTTAG
- the ubl3a gene encoding ubiquitin-like protein 3a produces MTASISADMINLRLILVSGKTKEFLFSPNDSAADIAKHVYDNWPMDWEMEQVSSPNILRLIYQGRFLHGNVTLGALKLPLGKTTVMHLVARETLPEPNSQGQRNREKTGESNCCVIL; encoded by the exons aTAAACTTGCGGCTTATTTTAGTCAGcggaaagacaaaagagttccTCTTCTCTCCTAACGACTCGGCAGCGGACATCGCCAAACATGTTTATGACAACTGGCCAATGG ACTGGGAGATGGAGCAGGTCAGCAGTCCCAACATCCTGAGGCTGATCTACCAGGGACGTTTTCTACACGGCAATGTAACACTAGGAG CTCTCAAGCTGCCCCTCGGGAAGACCACAGTGATGCATTTAGTTGCCAGAGAGACTTTGCCTGAGCCAAATTCCCAAG GTCAAAGGAATAGAGAGAAGACGGGGGAGAGTAACTGCTGTGTCATTCTGTAA
- the LOC112142712 gene encoding olfactory receptor 6C4-like encodes MDLFNSALGKNITFVRPGYFIVRGFIGIPNAEYYYIFLLFVYIVSVLGNTSVMALIYLDHNLRTAKYVAVFNLAFVDLLGSTVLVPKVIDIFLFNHYNVPYNECLTFLFFCFTCLSMQALNLVVLCYDRLVAIMFPLHYQVRVTSKIMLSIILFSWLFVIAAVLIAVGLLTRLSFCKSVVIDSYFCDHGPIYKLACNDNSPSLIIGNLLIVIILWIPLVIIMSSYVCIGHALVKISTPQERVKAFKTCTAHLSLVGIYFIPIFITFIKVINVHPNVRIINLSLTSVIPPVLNPIVYVLQTQEIKASFRKIVQSRMQLRVSRK; translated from the coding sequence ATGGACCTTTTTAACTCTGCTTTAGGAAAAAACATCACCTTTGTGCGGCCTGGATATTTCATTGTCAGAGGATTCATTGGTATCCCCAATGCTGAATATTACTATATCTTTCTACTGTTTGTCTACATTGTTTCTGTGCTGGGAAACACATCCGTGATGGCTCTGATTTATCTGGATCATAATCTGAGGACTGCAAAGTATGTGGCAGTTTTTAACCTCGCCTTTGTGGATTTGTTGGGTAGTACGGTTCTGGTTCCAAAAGTCAttgacatctttttgtttaaccACTACAATGTTCCGTATAATGAGTGTTTGACGTTTCTGTTCTTCTGCTTTACATGTCTTTCAATGCAGGCTCTTAACCTGGTTGTTCTTTGTTATGATCGCCTGGTTGCTATCATGTTTCCACTGCATTATCAAGTCAGAGTGACTTCAAAGATCATGCTGTCTATAATCCTTTTTTCGTGGCTCTTTGTCATAGCTGCTGTTTTAATAGCAGTTGGTCTTTTAACAAGACTTTCCTTCTGTAAATCAGTGGTTATTGATAGTTATTTCTGTGACCACGGCCCGATCTACAAGCTAGCGTGCAACGACAACTCTCCCAGTTTAATAATTGGAAATTTGCTGATTGTTATTATTCTCTGGATTCCTCTTGTGATAATCATGTCTAGTTATGTTTGTATCGGTCATGCACTGGTCAAGATTTCTACACCTCAAGAAAGAGTCAAAGCCTTTAAAACATGTACAGCTCATCTTTCATTGGTTGGAATCTATTTCATACCAATATTTATCACCTTTATTAAggtaataaatgttcatccaaATGTTAGGATTATTAATCTGTCTCTGACCTCTGTCATCCCTCCTGTTTTAAACCCAATAGTTTATGTCCTGCAGACACAAGAGATTAAAGCATCATTTAGGAAAATTGTACAAAGTAGAATGCAGTTAAGAGTTTCTAGAAAGTAG
- the or104-1 gene encoding odorant receptor 104-1 gives MGDVDTNFTTVSEFLIVGFPDLQREYFHLVAWFFFVLYVITVVGNLILVVVFALEPSLQKPMYIIMVSLALSDIGFTTVALPKLIARYWWNDGSIGVHTCFFQRHMIHYFGSLNSLILLTMALDRCLAVCFPFRYPLLMTVPNMLGLTVFSWIIAHIFPGIGTINFTFASFCGPNRIIQAFCDTLSLTALVCGETNQYGASYGAAMFILYFPLGFIIVSYFWIIFSVFRMSNNQGKKKTISTCATQGFIIAIYYLPRFFVYSTPFFPNLTMTADKRMVTTLFYSFFPPLINPFIYCLRTKEIQDIFKRWIQRQKSIAQG, from the exons ATGGGGGACGTGGACACAAACTTCACAACAGTGTCAGAATTCCTAATTGTGGGTTTTCCGGATCTCCAGCGGGAGTATTTCCATTTAGTAGCATGGTTCTTCTTCGTCCTTTATGTGATCACTGTGGTGGGGAACTTGATCCTGGTGGTTGTGTTTGCTTTAGAGCCCAGTCTCCAAAAGCCCATGTACATCATCATGGTCAGTCTGGCTCTCTCAGACATTG GCTTTACTACGGTGGCTTTACCAAAACTGATTGCTCGGTACTGGTGGAACGACGGGAGTATTGGTGTTCACACTTGTTTTTTCCAAAGACACATGATACATTACTTTGGGAGCCTGAACTCTCTTATTTTACTCACTATGGCTTTGGACCGATGCCTTGCTGTGTGTTTTCCTTTCAG ATATCCCCTACTGATGACAGTCCCTAACATGCTGGGCCTTACCGTTTTCAGCTGGATCATTGCACACATCTTTCCTGGCATTGGCACCATAAACTTCACCTTTGCCTCATTCTGTGGGCCCAACAGAATCATACAGGCCTTCTGTGACACTTTGTCTCTCACGGCCCTCGTGTGTGGGGAGACGAACCAGTATGGAGCCTCCTACGGTGCGGCTatgtttattctttattttcctttaggTTTCATCATTGTCTCCTACTTTTGGATAATCTTCTCAGTCTTTCGCATGTCTAACAATCAG ggaaaaaagaaaaccatttcTACCTGTGCCACCCAAGGCTTTATCATCGCGATCTACTACCTGCCACGCTTTTTCGTCTACTCCACACCGTTCTTTCCTAACCTGACGATGACGGCTGACAAGCGGATGGTCACCACTCTTTTCTACAGCTTTTTTCCTCCACTGATCAATCCATTCATCTACTGTCTGAGGACCAAAGAGATCCAGGATATTTTTAAGCGCTGGATTCAGAGGCAAAAAAGTATCGCACAAGGATAA